One part of the Bacillus sp. FJAT-27916 genome encodes these proteins:
- a CDS encoding UDP-N-acetylglucosamine 1-carboxyvinyltransferase — protein MEKLKIAGGYPLKGEVRISGAKNSAVALIPATILAGSSVTIEGLPEISDVEMLKGLLEEIGGKVTLENNEMTVDPSKMIPMPLPNGRVKQLRASYYLMGAMLGKFKKAVIGLPGGCYLGPRPIDQHIKGFEALGAQVTNEQGAIYLRADELRGARIYLDVVSVGATINIMLAAVLAKGKTIIENAAKEPEIIDVATLLTNMGARIKGAGTDVIRIEGVEELHGCRHTIIPDRIEAGTYMIIAAAAGDGVLIDNVIPQHLESLIAKMREMGVVIEERDDQIYIPKTDKLKAVDIKTLVYPGFPTDLQQPFTALLTKASGSAVVTDTIYGARFKHIDELRRMNADIKVEGRSAIVNGPVKLTGAKVKASDLRAGAALIAAGLLAEGVTEITGVEHIDRGYSFIVDKLSGLGATIWREGLTEREIEQLKNS, from the coding sequence ATGGAAAAGCTGAAAATAGCGGGTGGATACCCGTTAAAAGGGGAAGTTCGCATAAGTGGTGCCAAGAATAGCGCTGTGGCTTTGATCCCGGCGACTATTTTGGCGGGTTCATCGGTTACGATTGAGGGACTGCCTGAGATCTCTGACGTGGAAATGCTCAAAGGATTGCTTGAAGAGATTGGCGGCAAGGTTACCCTTGAGAATAACGAAATGACAGTGGACCCTTCTAAGATGATTCCGATGCCTTTGCCAAACGGGCGTGTTAAGCAGCTGCGGGCTTCCTACTACTTGATGGGCGCAATGCTCGGCAAATTCAAGAAGGCTGTCATTGGGCTTCCCGGCGGATGTTACCTCGGTCCAAGGCCCATTGACCAGCATATTAAAGGATTTGAGGCGCTTGGTGCACAAGTAACCAATGAGCAGGGAGCTATTTACCTGCGTGCGGATGAGCTTCGCGGTGCCCGCATTTATTTGGATGTCGTCAGTGTTGGGGCGACGATTAATATTATGCTTGCAGCCGTTTTGGCAAAAGGGAAAACGATTATTGAGAATGCCGCCAAAGAGCCGGAAATCATTGATGTGGCTACCCTTTTAACCAATATGGGCGCACGGATCAAGGGAGCTGGAACGGATGTGATTCGCATCGAGGGTGTAGAAGAGCTGCACGGATGCCGTCATACCATTATTCCAGACCGGATTGAGGCAGGCACATACATGATCATTGCGGCGGCAGCCGGAGATGGCGTTCTCATTGATAATGTGATTCCTCAGCATCTGGAATCTCTTATCGCTAAGATGAGGGAAATGGGCGTCGTCATTGAAGAGCGGGATGATCAAATCTACATTCCGAAGACAGATAAATTGAAGGCAGTCGACATAAAGACATTGGTTTACCCAGGTTTTCCGACTGATCTGCAGCAGCCTTTCACGGCTCTTTTAACAAAAGCGAGCGGTTCAGCGGTTGTCACTGACACCATCTATGGGGCACGTTTTAAGCATATTGATGAGTTGCGGAGAATGAATGCCGATATTAAGGTAGAGGGTCGTTCAGCAATCGTGAATGGACCGGTTAAATTGACTGGCGCGAAGGTGAAGGCAAGCGATCTGCGGGCTGGAGCAGCTTTAATTGCGGCAGGGCTTCTGGCAGAAGGTGTAACAGAGATAACCGGCGTAGAACATATAGACCGCGGTTATAGTTTTATCGTAGACAAGCTTTCCGGGCTTGGAGCGACGATTTGGAGAGAAGGATTAACAGAACGAGAGATTGAACAGCTGAAGAATTCGTAA
- the glpX gene encoding class II fructose-bisphosphatase has protein sequence MERSLSMELVRVTEAAALASARWMGRGKKDEADDAATSAMRDVFDTVPMKGTVVIGEGEMDEAPMLYIGEKLGTGYGQRVDVAVDPLEGTNIVASGGWNALAVLAVADHGNLLHAPDMYMDKIAVGPEAVGQIDINAPIIDNLKAVAKAKNKDIEDIVATVLNRERHEHIIHQLREAGARIKLINDGDVAGAINTAFDNTGVDILFGSGGAPEGVLAAVALKCLGGEIQGKLIPQSEAEQERCLNMGIDVNKILLMEDLVRGDDAIFAATGVTDGELLRGVQFKSNNYGHTHSIVMRAKSGTVRFIDGKHSLKKKPNLVIKP, from the coding sequence ATGGAAAGAAGCTTATCGATGGAATTGGTTAGGGTTACCGAGGCCGCAGCCTTGGCATCTGCAAGATGGATGGGACGCGGCAAGAAGGATGAAGCGGATGATGCCGCAACAAGCGCTATGCGGGATGTATTTGATACGGTTCCGATGAAAGGGACGGTCGTCATTGGTGAAGGTGAAATGGACGAGGCCCCAATGCTCTATATCGGCGAGAAATTAGGGACGGGATACGGCCAGCGTGTAGACGTAGCTGTTGACCCGCTTGAAGGAACGAACATCGTCGCATCAGGCGGCTGGAATGCCTTGGCTGTACTGGCTGTGGCAGACCATGGGAATTTGCTGCATGCGCCTGACATGTATATGGACAAGATTGCGGTTGGACCTGAGGCGGTTGGTCAAATTGACATTAACGCCCCAATCATTGACAACCTGAAAGCCGTAGCCAAAGCCAAGAATAAAGATATCGAGGACATTGTTGCCACTGTCTTAAACCGTGAACGTCACGAGCATATCATTCACCAGCTGAGAGAAGCCGGCGCCCGCATTAAGTTAATTAATGATGGTGATGTGGCAGGGGCAATCAATACAGCCTTTGATAATACAGGTGTAGATATTTTATTCGGTTCAGGCGGAGCCCCAGAAGGTGTGCTTGCTGCTGTAGCCCTCAAATGTCTCGGAGGCGAAATCCAAGGCAAGCTTATCCCGCAAAGTGAAGCCGAGCAAGAGCGTTGCTTGAATATGGGCATTGACGTCAACAAGATTCTCCTTATGGAAGACCTTGTCCGCGGAGATGACGCCATATTCGCTGCTACAGGCGTAACAGACGGCGAATTGCTGCGAGGCGTTCAATTCAAGAGCAATAATTATGGTCACACACACTCCATCGTTATGAGAGCGAAGTCAGGAACAGTCCGCTTCATCGATGGCAAACATAGCTTGAAGAAAAAACCAAATCTGGTCATCAAACCGTAG
- the rho gene encoding transcription termination factor Rho, whose product MELTISDLENLKLKELYEQAKKYKVSYYSKLTKKELIFAILKAQAERDGYLFMEGVLEIIPSEGFGFLRPINYSPSSEDIYISASQIRRFDLRNGDKVSGKVRPPKENERYYGLLHVEAVNGDNPESAKERVHFPALTPLYPDRQVVLETTPRNMSTRVMDIISPVGFGQRGLIVAPPKAGKTMLLKEIANAITTNHPEAELIVLLIDERPEEVTDIERSVQGDVVSSTFDEVPENHIKVAELVLERAMRLVEHKRDVIILMDSITRLARAYNLVIPPSGRTLSGGIDPAAFHRPKRFFGAARNIEEGGSLTILATALVDTGSRMDDVIYEEFKGTGNMELHLDRSLAERRIFPAIDIRRSGTRKEELIIPKDHLEKLWAIRKTMSDMPDFAERLLRKLKQTKTNQEFFDYLDEEMKKSTNNKRIL is encoded by the coding sequence ATGGAATTAACGATTTCCGATTTAGAGAATTTAAAACTGAAAGAACTATATGAACAAGCAAAGAAATATAAAGTATCCTATTACAGTAAGTTGACGAAGAAAGAGCTTATTTTTGCCATTTTAAAGGCGCAAGCAGAGCGGGACGGTTATTTATTTATGGAAGGTGTCCTTGAAATCATTCCTTCTGAGGGCTTTGGCTTCCTGCGCCCAATCAATTATTCTCCGAGCAGCGAGGATATTTATATATCTGCTTCCCAAATTCGCCGTTTCGATCTTCGAAATGGGGACAAGGTATCTGGTAAGGTGCGTCCGCCTAAGGAAAATGAACGCTATTACGGCCTGCTTCATGTGGAGGCAGTCAATGGTGATAATCCTGAATCAGCGAAGGAGCGCGTCCATTTCCCGGCTCTTACACCGCTCTACCCAGATCGTCAGGTCGTTCTTGAGACAACGCCTCGCAATATGTCAACACGTGTCATGGATATTATCTCTCCAGTTGGATTCGGTCAAAGGGGCTTGATTGTTGCACCGCCAAAGGCTGGTAAAACAATGCTCCTGAAAGAGATTGCTAATGCAATCACAACGAATCATCCGGAGGCGGAATTAATTGTCCTCCTGATTGATGAGCGTCCAGAAGAGGTAACAGATATCGAACGTTCCGTACAAGGGGATGTCGTCAGCTCTACCTTTGATGAAGTGCCAGAGAATCATATTAAGGTGGCTGAACTCGTATTAGAGAGAGCGATGCGTCTTGTTGAGCATAAACGTGACGTGATTATCCTAATGGACAGTATCACGAGACTAGCGAGAGCCTATAACCTGGTCATCCCGCCAAGCGGAAGAACCCTTTCCGGAGGGATTGACCCGGCAGCCTTCCACCGTCCGAAGCGTTTCTTCGGCGCGGCCCGTAATATTGAGGAGGGCGGAAGCTTGACGATTCTGGCAACAGCACTCGTGGATACTGGCTCACGTATGGATGATGTTATCTATGAGGAATTCAAAGGAACAGGGAATATGGAGCTTCATCTTGATCGTTCGCTTGCGGAGAGAAGAATCTTCCCAGCAATCGATATCCGCCGCTCCGGCACACGGAAAGAAGAGCTCATCATTCCAAAGGATCATCTCGAGAAGCTATGGGCAATCCGCAAAACGATGTCCGATATGCCAGACTTTGCCGAGCGTTTATTGCGTAAATTGAAGCAAACTAAGACAAATCAAGAGTTCTTTGACTACCTCGATGAGGAAATGAAGAAATCAACGAACAACAAAAGAATCCTCTAA
- the rpmE gene encoding 50S ribosomal protein L31 has protein sequence MKAGIHPNYKKAMVKCACGNEFETGSVKEEVRVEVCSECHPFYTGRQKFASADGRVERFNKKYGFKSQQQQ, from the coding sequence ATGAAAGCAGGAATTCACCCTAATTACAAAAAAGCCATGGTTAAATGTGCTTGTGGTAATGAATTTGAAACTGGCTCCGTTAAAGAAGAAGTGCGCGTAGAGGTTTGCTCTGAGTGCCACCCATTCTACACTGGACGTCAAAAATTCGCTTCTGCTGATGGACGTGTTGAACGTTTCAACAAGAAGTACGGATTCAAATCTCAACAACAACAATAA
- a CDS encoding thymidine kinase gives MYEMKQTGWMELICGSMFSGKSEELIRRVRRAVFAKQSIAVFKPAIDNRYSEEAVVSHNGSSVIAKSITHSSKIFEHIDMETDLIAIDEVQFFDDEIVEVAQHLADSGYRVILAGLDQDFRGEPFGPMPQLMCLAEQVTKLQAVCSVCGSPASRTQRLIDERPAGYDDPIILVGASESYEPRCRHHHEVPGKKEAVPTPLDGGICE, from the coding sequence ATGTACGAAATGAAACAAACGGGCTGGATGGAACTAATTTGCGGCAGCATGTTTTCCGGCAAATCTGAAGAACTGATCAGAAGGGTGAGGAGAGCGGTATTCGCTAAGCAATCCATCGCTGTATTTAAACCCGCTATTGATAATCGTTACAGTGAGGAGGCGGTCGTTTCCCACAATGGATCATCTGTTATAGCGAAATCCATTACGCATTCATCAAAAATCTTTGAACATATTGATATGGAAACAGATTTAATTGCCATTGATGAAGTCCAATTCTTCGATGACGAGATTGTCGAGGTTGCTCAGCACTTGGCTGACAGCGGCTATCGTGTCATCTTAGCTGGTCTTGACCAAGACTTCCGCGGTGAGCCGTTTGGACCGATGCCGCAGCTGATGTGTCTTGCGGAACAAGTGACCAAGCTTCAGGCTGTCTGCTCTGTATGCGGATCACCAGCCAGCCGTACGCAGCGTCTTATCGACGAGAGACCGGCAGGATATGACGATCCAATCATTTTGGTTGGCGCATCCGAGTCCTATGAGCCTAGATGCCGTCACCACCATGAAGTGCCTGGCAAGAAAGAGGCTGTACCAACCCCGCTTGATGGCGGTATATGTGAATAA
- the prfA gene encoding peptide chain release factor 1 codes for MIDRLQAVEDRYERLNELLSDPDIVNDTNKLREYSKEQSDIQDTVFAYREYKEVRSQYQDAKAMLEEKLDADMREMVKEEVDELSSQMTELEEKLRILLIPKDPNDDKNVIMEIRGAAGGDEAALFAGSLYRMYSRYAEAQGWKIDVMDSNPTGLGGYKEIIFMINGNGAYSKMKFENGAHRVQRVPETESGGRIHTSTATVACLPEAEEVEVEVHDKDIRVDTFASSGPGGQSVNTTMSAVRLTHMPTGIVVSCQDEKSQIKNKEKAMKVLRARIYDKFQQEAQAEYDKTRKSAVGTGDRSERIRTYNFPQNRVTDHRIGLTIQKLDQIMEGKLDEVIDALIMADQASRLENAEQE; via the coding sequence TTGATCGATCGATTACAAGCGGTTGAAGACCGATATGAAAGATTAAATGAATTATTAAGTGACCCTGATATCGTTAATGATACAAATAAGCTCCGCGAATATTCTAAAGAGCAATCTGATATTCAGGACACCGTTTTTGCTTATAGAGAATATAAAGAGGTCCGCTCTCAGTATCAAGATGCAAAAGCGATGCTTGAGGAGAAGCTGGATGCAGACATGCGTGAAATGGTGAAGGAGGAAGTGGACGAGCTTAGCAGCCAGATGACAGAGCTTGAAGAGAAGCTTCGTATCCTCCTCATTCCGAAGGACCCGAATGATGACAAGAACGTTATCATGGAAATCCGCGGTGCAGCTGGCGGGGATGAAGCGGCCTTGTTCGCGGGCAGTCTTTATCGCATGTACAGCCGTTATGCAGAAGCACAAGGGTGGAAGATTGATGTCATGGATTCCAATCCAACCGGACTTGGCGGCTATAAAGAAATCATCTTCATGATCAACGGAAATGGTGCCTACTCTAAGATGAAATTCGAGAATGGTGCCCACCGTGTACAACGTGTTCCTGAGACTGAATCAGGCGGCCGGATTCATACATCTACAGCGACAGTAGCCTGCCTCCCGGAAGCGGAAGAGGTTGAAGTTGAGGTTCATGACAAAGATATTCGTGTAGATACATTCGCATCAAGCGGCCCTGGCGGACAAAGTGTTAACACGACAATGTCAGCCGTGCGTTTGACACATATGCCAACTGGAATCGTTGTATCCTGCCAGGATGAGAAATCCCAGATCAAGAATAAGGAAAAAGCGATGAAGGTCCTTCGTGCGCGTATTTATGATAAGTTCCAGCAAGAGGCACAGGCAGAATATGATAAAACCCGTAAGAGTGCTGTTGGAACAGGTGACCGTTCTGAGCGGATCCGTACCTACAACTTCCCGCAAAACCGTGTGACTGATCACCGCATTGGTCTTACGATTCAAAAGCTTGACCAGATCATGGAAGGTAAGCTGGATGAAGTCATTGATGCCCTCATTATGGCTGACCAAGCAAGCCGTCTTGAGAATGCGGAGCAAGAATGA
- the prmC gene encoding peptide chain release factor N(5)-glutamine methyltransferase encodes MMKIYEALKWASSFLREKGRDENAGEWLLMAQLGKTRAQMLASMQDELPSDIAAKFKDSVHKHGVEAVPIQHIIGSEEFYGRTFAVNGDCLIPRPETEELIYYTIEKMKRLFGREQALTLADIGTGSGIIAVTMGCELPGLSVLAVDLSDKALEVARKNAAEHEAEITFKQGNLLDPLIEERRKVDILLSNPPYIPESDREWMSEVVTHHEPSMALFAGEDGLDCYRELAAKMPQVLNRPALVGFEVGAGQAESVAALIQKEIPEAEVDIVFDINGKDRMVFAEIKE; translated from the coding sequence ATGATGAAGATTTATGAAGCTCTTAAATGGGCTTCTTCTTTTTTACGGGAAAAAGGAAGGGACGAAAACGCCGGCGAATGGCTCTTGATGGCGCAGCTTGGGAAAACACGTGCCCAAATGCTGGCATCGATGCAGGATGAGCTGCCGTCAGATATCGCTGCGAAATTCAAGGATTCTGTGCATAAGCATGGAGTAGAGGCTGTTCCCATTCAGCACATCATTGGGTCAGAGGAATTCTACGGACGGACCTTTGCGGTGAATGGCGATTGTCTCATTCCGCGCCCGGAAACAGAAGAGCTTATCTACTATACAATAGAAAAAATGAAGCGATTATTTGGCAGGGAGCAAGCATTAACGCTCGCTGATATCGGTACTGGGAGCGGCATCATTGCCGTTACAATGGGGTGTGAGCTTCCAGGTCTGTCTGTCTTGGCGGTGGATTTATCGGACAAGGCTCTTGAGGTGGCGAGGAAGAATGCAGCCGAGCATGAGGCAGAGATTACATTCAAACAGGGCAATCTTCTTGATCCGCTCATAGAGGAGAGGCGAAAGGTCGATATTCTCCTATCGAATCCTCCGTATATCCCGGAGAGCGACCGTGAGTGGATGTCTGAAGTTGTAACCCATCACGAGCCGTCCATGGCACTGTTTGCAGGAGAGGACGGGCTTGATTGCTACCGCGAGCTTGCTGCAAAGATGCCGCAAGTACTCAATCGGCCGGCGTTAGTCGGATTCGAGGTCGGCGCTGGGCAGGCTGAGAGTGTAGCAGCCTTAATCCAGAAAGAGATACCTGAAGCTGAGGTAGACATTGTGTTTGATATTAATGGTAAGGATCGGATGGTATTTGCCGAGATAAAGGAATAG
- a CDS encoding DUF2500 domain-containing protein: MEDFIYEEEPGFFDTFGLFDSGLPIIFVIFFIIIIGIFAFAIISGIIQWNRNNAQAKLSVVAKVATKRTNTRSESTWYYATFEVESGDRMEFSLSGREFGQLAEGDVGTLQFQGTRYLGFERIA, from the coding sequence ATGGAAGATTTCATTTATGAAGAGGAGCCAGGCTTTTTTGATACCTTTGGTTTATTCGATTCAGGCTTGCCTATTATCTTTGTCATCTTTTTTATCATTATTATTGGCATCTTTGCTTTTGCCATCATCTCCGGAATCATTCAATGGAATCGAAACAATGCCCAAGCAAAGCTGTCGGTTGTCGCTAAAGTTGCCACGAAGCGGACCAATACACGCTCTGAAAGCACCTGGTATTATGCCACCTTTGAGGTGGAAAGCGGGGATCGAATGGAGTTTAGCTTAAGCGGGAGAGAGTTTGGCCAGCTTGCTGAAGGAGATGTCGGTACTCTTCAGTTTCAGGGCACCCGCTATTTAGGATTTGAGAGGATTGCCTAA
- the spoIIR gene encoding stage II sporulation protein R, whose amino-acid sequence MMMRGRTYLPLLYILLLSMATMAGLMTPKSTETNAEVQVIPSEAIRLRILANSNHESDQELKRKIRDEVNAEINIWVAELTSIEEARKIISSRLDEIEVIAMEVMEREGNVQKVDVEFGKTVFPTKLYGQYLYPAGEYEAIKITLGEGEGENWWCVLFPPLCFLDFNSGTAVKAQTTEEEAAKQPIDEEVSKEKTVNQSIEQESEKPEAAQAEVINQSIDEEESAEETKVVYEDRDEEQVEVKFFLKEIFDSLF is encoded by the coding sequence ATGATGATGAGAGGGAGAACGTATTTACCCTTACTATATATTCTATTGTTATCTATGGCGACAATGGCTGGTCTAATGACACCTAAATCAACGGAGACGAATGCAGAAGTTCAAGTCATTCCATCTGAGGCGATTCGGCTTCGAATCCTGGCAAACAGCAATCATGAATCAGACCAGGAATTGAAGCGGAAGATCAGAGATGAAGTAAATGCAGAAATCAATATCTGGGTGGCTGAACTGACAAGTATTGAGGAAGCACGTAAAATCATTTCCTCTCGTTTGGACGAGATTGAGGTGATTGCAATGGAAGTGATGGAGCGCGAGGGCAATGTGCAAAAGGTAGATGTCGAGTTCGGGAAAACGGTTTTCCCAACGAAGCTATACGGCCAATACTTATATCCTGCAGGTGAATATGAGGCAATCAAGATCACGCTTGGAGAGGGAGAAGGGGAGAACTGGTGGTGCGTGCTGTTCCCGCCGCTTTGTTTCCTAGACTTCAATAGCGGCACAGCCGTGAAGGCGCAAACGACCGAGGAGGAGGCTGCTAAACAACCGATTGATGAAGAGGTTTCAAAGGAGAAGACAGTTAATCAATCGATTGAACAGGAGAGTGAAAAGCCAGAAGCCGCACAGGCTGAAGTCATTAATCAATCGATTGATGAAGAGGAGTCAGCTGAGGAAACGAAGGTTGTCTATGAGGACCGGGATGAGGAACAGGTTGAGGTGAAGTTTTTTCTGAAGGAGATATTTGATTCTCTGTTTTAG
- a CDS encoding GNAT family N-acetyltransferase → MAIAKNQDIELAVRFMEQAGMEVAEEEVESGKFILLKDEDHLIKGIIGLESCGEYGLLRSFLFLPEAHAQVPALFEAMLAIAREHGVEQVFLVSNKQQARAFFEALQFMPCQCEQLPGKVKDSPVVEKVCTIKDVYFMSRHL, encoded by the coding sequence ATGGCCATCGCAAAGAATCAGGACATTGAGCTGGCAGTACGATTTATGGAACAGGCAGGAATGGAAGTAGCTGAAGAAGAGGTGGAGAGTGGGAAGTTCATTCTCTTGAAGGATGAAGACCACCTTATTAAAGGGATAATCGGACTGGAGTCTTGTGGTGAATACGGACTGCTCCGTTCCTTCCTTTTCCTGCCTGAGGCCCATGCGCAGGTACCAGCCTTATTTGAAGCCATGCTTGCCATCGCCCGCGAGCATGGTGTGGAACAGGTATTCCTTGTTTCGAATAAGCAACAGGCGAGAGCCTTTTTCGAGGCACTGCAATTTATGCCTTGCCAATGTGAGCAGCTTCCGGGCAAAGTGAAAGATTCGCCTGTTGTGGAAAAGGTGTGTACAATAAAGGATGTATACTTTATGAGCCGCCATTTATAG
- a CDS encoding L-threonylcarbamoyladenylate synthase: MRTKIWKVDNIVDNNKIYPQIVDASSLLRDGELIAFPTETVYGLGANALNGQAVANIYQAKGRPSDNPLIVHIGHKEQLNGLVEEIPDVAHTLISRFWPGPLTLIFKKKEGVFPDTVTAGLASVAIRMPDHPLALQLIRESGCPVAAPSANLSGKPSPTTAQHVYEDLNGRIAGIVDGGATGVGLESTVLDITGDVPLILRPGGVTIEQLQEIIGHVEVDKGLLKEKEAPKAPGMKYKHYAPQAPLTLVDGSPSFLQSLVDEKRAEGLRVGIYTVSEHKHLYEADIILEGGTLKDLRTIAENMYGVLREFDHEGPDVIFGEAYPHEGIGEAIMNRLLKAASGRIIKED; encoded by the coding sequence ATGAGAACGAAAATTTGGAAAGTGGATAACATTGTGGATAACAACAAAATTTATCCACAGATTGTGGATGCTTCTTCCCTCTTACGTGATGGGGAGCTTATTGCCTTCCCAACGGAGACCGTGTATGGGCTGGGAGCAAATGCTCTCAATGGCCAAGCGGTTGCGAATATCTATCAGGCGAAGGGAAGACCAAGCGATAATCCACTGATTGTCCACATTGGGCATAAGGAACAATTGAACGGTTTAGTTGAGGAAATTCCGGATGTAGCACATACATTGATATCAAGGTTCTGGCCTGGACCGCTTACCTTGATTTTCAAAAAGAAGGAAGGGGTATTCCCTGATACCGTTACAGCTGGCCTTGCATCGGTGGCCATTCGTATGCCGGACCATCCGCTTGCCCTTCAGCTCATTCGAGAATCAGGCTGCCCTGTTGCGGCACCGAGCGCTAACCTATCCGGAAAACCAAGTCCAACAACTGCTCAGCATGTGTATGAGGATCTGAACGGACGGATTGCCGGCATTGTTGACGGCGGAGCGACAGGCGTCGGTTTGGAATCGACCGTTTTGGATATTACAGGAGACGTACCGCTCATTCTTCGCCCAGGCGGTGTAACGATTGAGCAATTGCAGGAGATCATCGGCCATGTCGAGGTTGATAAAGGTTTGCTGAAGGAGAAGGAAGCGCCGAAAGCACCTGGCATGAAGTACAAGCATTATGCCCCGCAGGCACCGCTAACTCTCGTAGACGGAAGCCCGTCCTTCCTTCAATCCTTAGTGGATGAGAAACGGGCAGAGGGACTTCGTGTAGGCATTTACACGGTTTCGGAGCATAAGCATTTGTATGAAGCGGATATCATTCTCGAGGGAGGTACGCTCAAGGACCTGCGAACGATCGCAGAGAATATGTACGGTGTCCTGCGAGAGTTTGACCATGAAGGGCCTGACGTCATTTTCGGCGAGGCTTACCCGCATGAAGGAATCGGCGAGGCCATCATGAATCGGCTGCTTAAGGCGGCGAGCGGAAGAATCATTAAAGAGGATTAA
- a CDS encoding manganese efflux pump MntP: protein MDHQHVSELFTMLIMAFALGMDAFSIGLGMGSFKLRLKSVAAIGTTVGLFHVWMPYLGILSGAFLSGQFGTFASFVGAALLLFLGLQMFLSGVRGKEEAVIAPVGFGLILFAASVSLDSFSVGLSLGMIGAQAFMAILCFGVVACILTIAGLLLGRKVHSFMGKYSFVIGGSILFAFGMKILMQLL, encoded by the coding sequence ATGGATCATCAACATGTATCAGAGCTTTTTACGATGCTTATCATGGCCTTTGCGCTCGGTATGGATGCGTTCTCCATTGGTCTTGGAATGGGTTCCTTCAAGCTCCGCTTAAAATCCGTCGCTGCCATCGGCACGACAGTCGGGCTCTTCCATGTGTGGATGCCCTATTTAGGAATCCTATCAGGCGCATTTCTCTCTGGTCAATTTGGGACATTTGCCTCCTTTGTCGGAGCGGCCCTTCTCTTGTTTTTGGGTCTGCAAATGTTTCTCTCGGGCGTGCGGGGGAAGGAGGAGGCCGTCATCGCGCCGGTTGGGTTTGGGTTGATTCTATTTGCGGCAAGTGTCAGCCTCGACAGCTTTTCAGTCGGTCTATCTCTTGGCATGATTGGCGCCCAAGCCTTTATGGCGATCCTCTGCTTCGGAGTGGTTGCCTGTATCCTCACCATCGCCGGCTTGCTCCTCGGGAGGAAAGTACACTCCTTCATGGGGAAATACAGCTTCGTAATCGGAGGAAGCATTCTCTTCGCCTTTGGCATGAAAATATTGATGCAGTTATTATAA
- a CDS encoding low molecular weight protein arginine phosphatase translates to MKNILFVCTGNTCRSPMAEAILRSHQLEGVEVRSAGVYAYPGDAASVNARLVLDDHEIRHDHAASTLSNDDVEWADYIFTMTEGHKQLIASRYPQVIERTFTLKEFVRGDLSDRDVSDPFGGSKQMYERTFMELKQLINELVEKIKN, encoded by the coding sequence TTGAAAAATATCTTATTTGTTTGTACAGGGAACACATGCCGCAGCCCGATGGCAGAGGCAATCCTGAGAAGTCATCAATTAGAAGGAGTCGAGGTAAGGTCTGCCGGGGTGTATGCGTATCCGGGAGATGCGGCCTCCGTTAATGCGAGGCTTGTTCTTGATGATCATGAAATCAGGCATGACCATGCAGCGAGTACATTGAGCAATGATGATGTGGAGTGGGCCGATTACATTTTCACCATGACAGAAGGACATAAGCAGCTGATTGCTTCCCGTTACCCGCAGGTGATTGAGCGCACCTTTACACTGAAGGAATTTGTTCGTGGGGATTTGTCTGACCGTGATGTATCTGATCCGTTCGGCGGCAGCAAGCAAATGTACGAGCGCACCTTTATGGAATTAAAGCAACTAATTAATGAGCTAGTGGAAAAAATAAAGAACTAG
- the rpiB gene encoding ribose 5-phosphate isomerase B, which produces MKVALASDHGGLNIKNEIADLLKEMGIEFEDFGCDCNTSVDYPDYAQPVAEKVAAGEFDRGILICGTGIGMSIAANKVKGIRAALVHDVFSAEATRAHNNSNVLTMGERVIGPGLARMIAKVWLTTEFEGGRHENRINKIANLEQ; this is translated from the coding sequence ATGAAAGTAGCGCTTGCATCAGATCACGGTGGTTTAAATATTAAGAATGAAATTGCTGACCTATTAAAGGAAATGGGTATAGAATTTGAGGACTTTGGCTGTGATTGCAACACATCTGTTGATTATCCGGATTATGCACAGCCCGTTGCTGAAAAGGTAGCTGCTGGTGAATTTGACCGCGGTATCCTTATTTGCGGGACAGGCATTGGCATGAGCATTGCAGCAAATAAAGTGAAGGGTATTCGTGCGGCTCTTGTGCATGATGTATTCAGTGCAGAAGCAACAAGAGCTCATAATAACAGCAATGTACTCACAATGGGTGAGCGTGTTATCGGACCAGGTCTTGCACGCATGATTGCAAAAGTATGGCTGACAACTGAATTTGAGGGCGGCCGCCACGAAAACCGCATCAATAAAATTGCCAATCTGGAACAATAA